The proteins below come from a single Thermopolyspora flexuosa genomic window:
- the ettA gene encoding energy-dependent translational throttle protein EttA — MPEYIYTMQRVRKAYGDKVVLDDVTLHFLPGAKIGVLGPNGTGKSSLLKMMAGLEQPSNGEARLMPGFTVGILMQEPQLDETKTVLGNVQEGVAETLRLRARYEEIAEKMATDYSDELLAEMGKLQDELDARNGWEIESLLEQAMDALRCPPPDADVTKLSGGERRRVALCKLLLEQPDLLLLDEPTNHLDAESVQWLEQHLEKYPGTVLAVTHDRYFLDNVANWILELDRGRCYPYEGNYSTYLETKAARLKIEGQKDAKRKKRLEAELEWVRSNPKARQAKSKARLQRYEEMAAEAAKYRKLDFEEIQIPPGPRLGTTVIEVKDLTKGYGDRVLIENLSFSLPRNGIVGIIGPNGVGKTTLFRLIVGDETPDSGTITIGETVKLSYVDQNRAGIDPKKTVWEVVSDGLDHIKVGQVEMPSRAYIAAFGFKGPDQQKPAGVLSGGERNRLNLALTLKQGGNVLLLDEPTNDLDTETLSSLENALLEFPGCAVVTSHDRWFLDRIATHILAWEGGSNWFWFEGNFADYEKNKIERLGPEAARPHRVTYRKLTRD, encoded by the coding sequence ATGCCGGAGTACATCTACACCATGCAGCGCGTGCGCAAGGCGTACGGCGACAAAGTTGTCCTTGACGACGTCACGTTGCACTTCCTGCCCGGGGCGAAGATCGGCGTGCTGGGGCCGAACGGCACCGGGAAGTCGTCGCTGCTGAAGATGATGGCCGGCTTGGAGCAGCCGTCGAACGGCGAGGCGAGGCTCATGCCGGGCTTCACCGTCGGCATTCTCATGCAGGAGCCGCAGCTCGACGAGACCAAGACCGTGCTCGGCAACGTCCAGGAGGGCGTGGCCGAGACGCTCCGGCTGCGGGCCCGGTACGAGGAGATCGCCGAGAAGATGGCGACCGACTACAGCGACGAGCTGCTCGCGGAGATGGGCAAGCTGCAGGACGAGCTCGACGCCCGTAACGGGTGGGAGATCGAGAGCCTGCTGGAGCAGGCGATGGACGCGCTGCGCTGCCCGCCGCCCGACGCCGACGTGACGAAGCTCTCCGGTGGTGAGCGTCGCCGTGTCGCCCTGTGCAAGCTGCTGCTGGAGCAGCCCGACCTGCTGCTGCTCGACGAGCCCACCAACCACCTCGACGCCGAGAGCGTGCAGTGGCTCGAGCAGCACCTGGAGAAGTACCCCGGCACCGTGCTCGCCGTCACCCACGACCGGTACTTCCTCGACAACGTCGCGAACTGGATCCTCGAGCTCGACCGCGGCCGCTGCTACCCGTACGAGGGCAACTACTCCACCTACCTGGAGACCAAGGCCGCCCGGCTCAAGATCGAGGGCCAGAAGGACGCCAAGCGCAAGAAGCGCCTCGAGGCGGAGCTGGAGTGGGTGCGCTCCAACCCCAAGGCGCGGCAGGCCAAGAGCAAGGCGCGTCTGCAGCGCTACGAGGAGATGGCCGCCGAGGCCGCCAAGTACCGCAAGCTCGACTTCGAGGAGATCCAGATCCCGCCCGGCCCGCGCCTCGGCACCACGGTGATCGAGGTGAAGGACCTCACCAAGGGCTACGGCGACCGCGTCCTCATCGAGAACCTGTCCTTCTCCCTGCCGCGCAACGGCATCGTCGGCATCATCGGCCCGAACGGCGTCGGCAAGACCACGCTGTTCCGGCTGATCGTCGGCGACGAGACGCCGGACAGCGGCACGATCACCATCGGCGAGACCGTCAAGCTCTCCTACGTCGACCAGAACCGGGCCGGCATCGACCCGAAGAAGACGGTCTGGGAGGTCGTCTCCGACGGGCTCGACCACATCAAGGTCGGCCAGGTCGAGATGCCGTCGCGCGCCTACATCGCCGCGTTCGGCTTCAAGGGCCCGGACCAGCAGAAGCCCGCGGGCGTGCTGTCCGGCGGCGAGCGCAACCGGCTCAACCTCGCGCTCACCCTCAAGCAGGGCGGCAACGTGCTGCTGCTCGACGAGCCGACGAACGACCTCGACACCGAGACCCTGTCGTCGCTGGAGAACGCGCTGCTCGAGTTCCCCGGCTGCGCCGTGGTCACCTCGCACGACCGCTGGTTCCTCGACCGGATCGCCACCCACATCCTCGCCTGGGAGGGCGGCTCGAACTGGTTCTGGTTCGAGGGCAACTTCGCGGACTACGAGAAGAACAAGATCGAGCGTCTCGGCCCGGAGGCGGCGCGGCCGCACCGCGTCACCTACCGCAAGCTCACCCGCGACTGA
- a CDS encoding glycoside hydrolase family 13 protein produces METLPWWHDAVVYQIYVRSFADADGDGVGDLEGVRRRLPYLSALGVDAVWLTPFYRSPMVDGGYDVADHRDVDPLFGDLATFDRLVADAHAHDLKVIVDLVPNHTSSAHPWFREALAAPKGSPERDRYIFRDGVDGGPPNNWRSVFGGPAWTQVPDGQWYLHLFAPEQPDLNWRNPEIHAEFLDILRFWLGRGVDGFRIDVAMGLYKDEALPSIPEEAQDLRSGTPIWGRPEVHDVYREWRKLLDRFDGHRMLVGEVWTDSVEDLARYVRGDELHQCFNFAWLEAPWDAAAFRSVIDDTLAALGAAPTWVLSNHDVVRHVTRYAEGAPEPGVGAARARAAVLAMLALPGSVYLYQGEELGLPEVTDLPPEVRQDPTFFRTGGEVPGRDGCRVPLPWSGSRPPFGFSLTGSAAPWLPQPADWAELTVERQLADPESMLSFYRKVLALRRSLVGALPDRIGWLDSPDKVLAFARGDLICVLNCGRGHVALPPHRTMLAASGPLTADGLPPDTAAWLAAR; encoded by the coding sequence ATGGAGACACTCCCCTGGTGGCACGACGCCGTCGTCTATCAGATCTACGTGCGCAGCTTCGCCGACGCCGACGGTGACGGGGTGGGGGACCTCGAGGGGGTACGGCGGCGCCTGCCGTACCTGTCCGCGCTCGGCGTGGACGCCGTGTGGCTCACCCCGTTCTACCGGTCGCCCATGGTCGACGGGGGCTACGACGTGGCGGACCACCGCGACGTGGACCCGCTCTTCGGGGACCTCGCCACGTTCGACCGGCTGGTCGCCGACGCGCACGCCCACGACCTGAAGGTCATCGTCGACCTGGTGCCGAACCACACCTCCTCGGCGCACCCGTGGTTCCGCGAGGCGCTGGCGGCGCCCAAGGGCTCGCCCGAGCGCGACCGGTACATCTTCCGGGACGGCGTCGACGGCGGGCCGCCGAACAACTGGCGGTCGGTGTTCGGGGGCCCGGCGTGGACGCAGGTGCCGGACGGGCAGTGGTACCTCCACCTGTTCGCGCCCGAGCAGCCGGACCTCAACTGGCGCAACCCCGAGATCCACGCCGAGTTCCTCGACATCCTGCGGTTCTGGCTCGGCCGCGGGGTGGACGGCTTCCGTATCGACGTGGCGATGGGCCTGTACAAGGACGAGGCGCTGCCGTCGATCCCGGAGGAGGCGCAGGACCTGCGCTCCGGCACCCCGATCTGGGGCCGGCCGGAGGTGCACGACGTCTACCGGGAGTGGCGCAAGCTGCTCGACCGGTTCGACGGTCACCGCATGCTCGTCGGCGAGGTGTGGACCGACTCGGTGGAGGACCTCGCCCGGTACGTGCGCGGCGACGAGCTGCACCAGTGCTTCAACTTCGCCTGGCTGGAGGCGCCCTGGGACGCCGCCGCGTTCCGCTCGGTCATCGACGACACCCTCGCCGCGCTCGGCGCGGCGCCCACCTGGGTGCTCTCCAACCACGACGTGGTACGGCACGTCACCCGGTACGCCGAGGGCGCGCCGGAGCCGGGCGTGGGCGCGGCGCGGGCCCGGGCAGCCGTGCTCGCGATGCTCGCCCTGCCGGGCTCGGTCTACCTCTACCAGGGAGAGGAACTCGGCCTACCCGAGGTGACGGACCTTCCGCCCGAGGTGCGCCAGGATCCCACCTTCTTCCGCACCGGGGGCGAGGTGCCGGGACGCGACGGCTGCCGCGTCCCGCTCCCCTGGTCGGGCTCCCGCCCGCCGTTCGGCTTCTCGCTCACCGGGTCGGCGGCGCCGTGGCTGCCCCAGCCGGCGGACTGGGCCGAGCTCACCGTGGAGCGCCAGCTCGCCGACCCGGAGTCGATGCTCTCCTTCTACCGGAAGGTGCTCGCGCTCCGGCGGAGCCTCGTCGGCGCGCTGCCGGACCGGATCGGCTGGCTCGACTCGCCCGACAAGGTGCTCGCCTTCGCCCGCGGCGACCTGATCTGCGTGCTCAACTGCGGCCGCGGGCACGTGGCCCTGCCGCCGCACCGCACGATGCTCGCCGCCAGCGGCCCGCTGACCGCGGACGGGCTGCCGCCGGACACCGCCGCATGGCTCGCCGCCCGCTGA
- a CDS encoding globin: MSQQPATPDQAKQTFYEAVGGEETFRRLVRRFYEGVAQDPLLRPLYPEEDLSGAEERLRLFLMQYWGGPRTYSERRGHPRLRMRHAPFAIGEAERDAWLKHMYDAVQELELAPELEAQLWDYLVYAAHSLVNTPT; encoded by the coding sequence ATGTCCCAACAGCCAGCAACCCCCGACCAGGCGAAGCAGACCTTCTACGAGGCCGTAGGCGGCGAGGAGACCTTCCGCAGGCTCGTGCGCCGCTTCTACGAGGGTGTCGCCCAGGATCCGCTGCTGCGGCCGCTCTATCCCGAGGAGGACCTGTCCGGCGCCGAGGAGCGGCTGCGGCTGTTCCTCATGCAGTACTGGGGCGGCCCGCGGACCTACAGCGAGCGGCGCGGCCACCCGCGGCTGCGCATGCGGCACGCGCCGTTCGCCATCGGCGAGGCCGAGCGCGACGCCTGGCTCAAGCACATGTACGACGCGGTGCAGGAGCTGGAGCTGGCGCCGGAGCTGGAGGCGCAGCTGTGGGACTACCTCGTGTACGCCGCGCACAGCCTCGTCAACACCCCAACCTGA
- a CDS encoding mechanosensitive ion channel family protein, translated as MFLRSLAPAPTPEANPSADPSDAPATPAPTSEGTPAPTAEATPAPTPEPTPEATSTPDPTDLVLPDPEALTEAVLSTCTSSNDVICPLVEGILPKGWAPFAAWLITIVLILAGAFVLRKLVLRLIERITRKAAQGVLPEKLRARSGQQTDAAQVLLTERRRQRAETMGSVLRHVATVVIMGTAFLMVLARFGMNLAPLLTSVGILGIAIGFGAQELVKDFISGMFMLLEDQYGVGDIIDAGPATGTVEAVTLRITRLRDADGRVWYIRNGTISRVGNESQGWSRALVDVPVPYDADIEEVRELLKSIANGLWEEPGMRDLVIVEEPKVYALEQISDSAMLFRVTAKTMPGKQNEVARELRVRIKHALDEKGVPFAAAS; from the coding sequence GTGTTCCTGCGATCGCTCGCACCTGCCCCGACGCCGGAGGCGAACCCGTCCGCGGACCCGTCCGACGCCCCGGCGACCCCGGCCCCCACATCGGAAGGCACTCCCGCGCCGACGGCGGAGGCCACCCCGGCGCCCACGCCGGAGCCGACCCCGGAGGCCACCTCCACGCCGGATCCGACCGACCTGGTGCTTCCGGACCCGGAGGCGCTCACCGAGGCGGTGCTCTCCACCTGCACCTCATCGAACGACGTGATCTGCCCGCTGGTGGAGGGCATCCTGCCGAAGGGCTGGGCACCGTTCGCCGCCTGGCTGATCACGATCGTCCTCATCCTGGCGGGCGCGTTCGTCCTGCGGAAGCTGGTGCTCCGCCTGATCGAGCGCATCACCCGCAAGGCCGCGCAGGGTGTGCTCCCGGAGAAGCTGCGCGCCCGGTCCGGCCAGCAGACGGACGCCGCCCAGGTGCTGCTCACCGAGCGGCGCCGGCAGCGGGCCGAGACGATGGGGTCGGTGCTGCGGCACGTCGCCACCGTCGTGATCATGGGCACCGCGTTCCTGATGGTGCTCGCCCGCTTCGGCATGAACCTCGCGCCGCTGCTCACCAGCGTGGGCATCCTCGGCATCGCGATCGGCTTCGGCGCGCAGGAGCTGGTGAAGGACTTCATCTCCGGCATGTTCATGCTGCTGGAGGACCAGTACGGCGTCGGCGACATCATCGACGCCGGTCCGGCCACCGGCACCGTCGAGGCCGTGACGCTGCGCATCACCCGGCTGCGGGACGCCGACGGCCGCGTGTGGTACATCCGCAACGGCACGATCAGCCGGGTGGGCAACGAGTCGCAGGGCTGGTCGCGGGCGCTGGTCGACGTGCCGGTGCCGTACGACGCCGACATCGAGGAGGTCCGCGAGCTGCTCAAGTCCATCGCGAACGGGCTGTGGGAGGAGCCCGGCATGCGCGACCTGGTGATCGTCGAGGAGCCCAAGGTGTACGCCCTGGAGCAGATCTCCGACTCGGCGATGCTCTTCCGGGTGACCGCCAAGACCATGCCCGGCAAGCAGAACGAGGTCGCGCGCGAGCTGCGGGTGCGCATCAAGCACGCGCTCGACGAGAAGGGCGTGCCGTTCGCCGCGGCGTCCTGA
- a CDS encoding helix-turn-helix transcriptional regulator, whose product MTGRHRETELARRSRARGLAAGRSLPQIADEIFELCGPQFGTTRIKAHRLAHGIALADVIEQVRALFERDGKPVPGIGETLLSAYESGLKRPGPEYLHYLCTVYRVEPAALGYEGPCICGNGHRAPGAGRSDAAQEPTPELVPRQREPRTWPTGSDAPGDGGEEDENVLRRTLLQLLAVTGAGAVIEPETHSRVFGAVENIRRRLDETLVSGTVSAAMLDQWEEATKGFGRQYMKTPPLQLLCDVLLELSSVRRAMAHRQPVDLQRRLCQMTAQLSGLSGMIMLNLGDHRLARSFFRTARTAADETEDRALRAWVIARESLVPLYYGDPKEALNLARQSRALAGQTPCPAQAMAPIVEARAIAMQSGSTGRKEAVDQAKRALSRARAAFTQMSSDDQQDLAFGYTERQLYFHEGDALVRLGETIEADYILQKALSQYGPSDWLDPTLIRFDRARCKLIEGEIEEAARMALETWKELEDAYRTDIVVRRANDLIRQAEKAASGSRIPVLEELKDAVKARATRAEA is encoded by the coding sequence GTGACCGGGAGACACAGGGAGACCGAACTCGCCCGGCGGAGCCGGGCTCGAGGGTTGGCCGCGGGGCGGAGCCTTCCCCAGATCGCGGACGAGATCTTCGAATTATGCGGCCCGCAGTTCGGCACGACGCGGATCAAGGCCCACCGCCTGGCCCACGGCATCGCGCTCGCCGACGTGATCGAGCAGGTACGTGCGCTGTTCGAGCGCGACGGCAAGCCCGTCCCCGGGATCGGCGAGACATTGCTGTCGGCGTACGAGAGCGGCCTCAAGCGGCCGGGCCCGGAGTACCTCCACTACCTGTGCACGGTCTACCGGGTCGAGCCGGCCGCCCTCGGTTACGAGGGGCCGTGCATCTGCGGAAACGGACACCGTGCCCCCGGTGCGGGCCGGAGCGACGCGGCGCAGGAGCCCACCCCCGAGCTGGTGCCCAGGCAGCGTGAGCCGCGGACGTGGCCAACCGGCAGTGATGCCCCCGGCGACGGGGGCGAGGAGGACGAGAACGTGCTACGCAGGACGTTGTTGCAGCTCCTCGCGGTGACGGGAGCCGGCGCGGTGATCGAGCCGGAGACCCACAGCCGGGTCTTCGGCGCCGTCGAGAACATCCGCAGGCGGCTGGACGAGACCCTGGTGTCGGGCACCGTGTCTGCGGCCATGCTCGACCAGTGGGAGGAGGCCACCAAGGGGTTCGGCCGCCAGTACATGAAGACCCCTCCGCTGCAGTTGCTCTGCGACGTTCTGCTGGAGCTCAGCTCGGTGCGCAGGGCGATGGCGCACCGCCAGCCGGTGGACCTGCAGCGGCGGCTGTGCCAGATGACGGCCCAGCTATCCGGCCTGAGCGGGATGATCATGCTCAACCTCGGCGACCACCGGCTCGCGCGCTCGTTCTTCCGCACCGCGCGCACCGCCGCCGACGAGACCGAGGACCGCGCGCTGCGCGCCTGGGTGATCGCCCGCGAGTCCCTGGTCCCGCTCTACTACGGCGACCCGAAGGAGGCGCTCAACCTCGCCAGGCAGAGCCGTGCCCTCGCCGGCCAGACCCCCTGCCCGGCGCAGGCGATGGCGCCGATCGTGGAGGCGCGGGCGATCGCGATGCAGAGCGGCTCGACCGGCCGCAAGGAGGCGGTCGACCAGGCCAAGCGCGCGCTGTCCCGGGCCCGCGCGGCCTTCACCCAGATGAGCAGCGACGACCAGCAGGACCTCGCGTTCGGCTACACCGAGCGCCAGCTCTACTTCCACGAGGGCGACGCGCTGGTACGGCTGGGCGAGACGATCGAGGCCGACTACATCCTCCAGAAGGCCCTCTCCCAGTACGGGCCGTCGGATTGGCTCGACCCCACCCTCATCCGGTTCGACCGGGCCCGCTGCAAGCTGATCGAGGGTGAGATCGAGGAGGCCGCGCGGATGGCCCTGGAGACCTGGAAGGAACTCGAGGACGCCTACCGCACCGACATCGTGGTGCGCCGGGCGAACGACCTCATCCGGCAGGCCGAGAAGGCGGCGAGCGGGAGCCGTATCCCCGTGCTGGAGGAGCTCAAGGACGCCGTCAAGGCCCGGGCGACGAGGGCGGAGGCATGA
- a CDS encoding GNAT family N-acetyltransferase, with the protein MSLRIRRYRWSDLEAVCALNRIGLAQVGLAPGDGVYYDHDLPRIHEIYLNGQGEFLVGLVDGRIVAMGGLRRVTEHEAELCRMRVHPEYQRRGYGTRILLRLEERAVRLGYRRLICDTTSNQLAAMALYRRHGWLETGRRRIGALTVVYFEKELHPEADEHDLPAVSENA; encoded by the coding sequence ATGAGCCTGCGCATCCGCCGCTACCGCTGGTCCGATCTGGAGGCCGTCTGCGCGCTCAACCGGATCGGCCTCGCGCAGGTGGGCCTCGCCCCGGGGGACGGCGTCTACTACGACCACGACCTGCCGCGCATCCACGAGATCTACCTCAACGGCCAAGGCGAGTTCCTGGTCGGCCTCGTCGACGGCCGCATCGTCGCGATGGGCGGGCTGCGGCGGGTCACCGAGCACGAGGCCGAGCTGTGCCGCATGCGGGTCCACCCCGAGTACCAGCGGCGCGGGTACGGCACGCGCATCCTGCTCCGGCTCGAGGAGCGTGCGGTCAGGCTCGGCTACCGCCGCCTCATCTGCGACACCACGAGCAACCAGCTCGCCGCGATGGCGCTGTACCGGCGGCACGGCTGGCTGGAGACCGGACGCCGCCGCATCGGCGCGCTCACCGTCGTCTACTTCGAGAAGGAACTCCACCCCGAGGCCGACGAGCACGATTTACCCGCGGTGAGCGAGAACGCCTAG